Genomic segment of candidate division WOR-3 bacterium:
ACGTATCCACATACAAACCCGCCACCACCACTAAATCACAATCCACCAACATCCCATACGGCGCCGACGCACCCGCCGTCACCGTAAACGGATCCGAACCGTTACTGCCACTACCACCCGGCGCAATCGTCCCAAAACTACCCGCATTGTCGACAATCGTCAGATGTGACGAATTGCAGAGTAAGGTAGCGCTTACGTTCGTGGCAGTCGCACCTCCCTCATTCTCAAGGGTCACGACGATATCCGCTGTTTCACCCGGATCCAGTATCCCATTACCGGATACCGAATACTGCTGGCAACTAAGAGCCGGCGCGTAGACGGTGAGGCTGAACTGTGACACCCATGTCGAGTCGACATTGTCCTTGCAGGTAAGTGTGAACAGTATTGTATTGTTGTTCGGACACGATGAAGAGATGGCTACATCGAAACCGTCGGTTCCTGTGTAGGCGGAATCATTCGCCGCGATGTTCCCAAAGTTCTTTACTGTATCGGAAAGTGTAGCATATGTATTCTCAGTGCTGATGATGCCGCTTATGCTGTTGCCCTGACTCTGTCCCCAATTCATCACCCATACCGGCAGTTGTGCGGACTCACCAGGGTTAAGTTGGTTATTATTATTGCCGCCTGGAGACGGATCGCTGATCAAATAATTCAAGAATGTAACATACGCATAGTTGGTTGACTGAACAATAATCGAATCCTCAAATGGATAGTGATTCAGAGCAGTAACCGTGATATCCATACCACCCGGCGAGTTCGGGTAAACGCTCAGCGTCACCAGCCCGGCCGTGTTCGTGTATCCGCTCGCATACGCCTCATCTCCTTTCAGGAGACAAACGAGAGCATTGTTCACAGGGCTGCCGCTGCTGGTCACTACCACGTTCACGTTCTGAGACCCAAGAGGAATCGCGGAAGGAAAGTTCACCGTAAGATTCTGCGGCACATCGGTCCACACGGGCATTTCCGGATCGCCAAGGAGATTCAACTCATAGAGGCACCAGCGGGTCATGTCGTATTGATACCCTGAGTCTGCATAGTATACCCAGGCATCTTTGGATACGGAATGCGCTTCGCCAATGTGGAACATATCATCGGATATAACATTATAATAAAATGACGTGTCTATTCGTTCTGACGGGCCGGGCACGTAACCTATACCGCTTACATAAGCACCCCAGCCATAACGCGAATTCATCAATGCGGCAACGAGTCCTCCGCCAACACGGTTCACGAGATGCTCGGCAAAGCAATCGCCTCCCGGCACAAGATCCCAACCGCCGCACATACAGGCGATCGAATTCGCGATGCCCTGCCGGTCACCGTTCACCAAATTTTGGGCGTCGGTCGAGTTGAGATACGGTGTACCCATGTATATCCCGTTCTCATCACCGTGGCCAACCCAGTGGCCCATACCATAGCCGACGTTCATCGAATCGATCATCCACTGTCGGCTCAGTGTCCCGTTGCGCTCGTACAGCTTTCCATCTACCCAACCGGACGGTGTCATCCTGGCAAGTGAATCCTGTATCGGCCGTTCATTATAGCTCGACCAGAGTATTGCCGCCGGCAGTAGCATTTTCTTCAGATAATCGGTCGGCGGATTCTTCTCATACGTGAAAACCTTGTTGACGAAGTTCTGCGCCTTTGCCACACTGTACACCGAAGCGCGGCCGACAAAGACATCTGCATACATATCAACGCTGTCGCTGAGTTGTCCGTACACGTGGTTGCCGTTGAAATCCCAGTTACCATCGAGGTCAGCATAGTACAGATCACTGGGGATCGTATCATCACGGCCGACAGTTGAATAAGTGTAGTAGTATGTCATCCTTGCCGGCACGATGTTCTGCCCGCTCGTCATCTGATCGCCAGATCCACCGAGCAGAAAATATATCGTGCCCCAGTTATCCTTTGCGTCCTCAATAAATGCCCTTATCTTCTCCTGCAGGTCATAGCCCGTGTAATTGCTGCTGATCCAGGAGACTTCGACGACAGTCGCCGGGACACCTTTCTTGGTCTTCCACTCGGCGAAACGCTCGAACACCGTATCGACAGGCGGCGCGCTGATGACAACATACTCAAAATATCCCGGAGGCACGGTAGCCGGCCTCATGTTCTTTTGAACGAGCGGGGCAAATTGCAGTACATCCTCAGGGTTGACAACGAGGGCGCGCACCGCGTTGCCGAAAACATCTCTCTGCCGGTCAGTGGCGATCCAATTTCGAGCCCCGTTCTCCCGATACTCTATTTCATATGTAATGGTTGTAGCAAGCTGGAGTTTCTTCTGCGCGGGTATATAGCGCACAGGAAAAATCTCCACGTGAGCGATCCGGTACCCGTTCATGTTACCCGTGCCGCCGTTTGCTATCGTGTTCTCCGGAAAGGGTTTGTCCCATGAATAGATATCAGGATCCGGTGGGAAAATTTCGGGCTCAAAGGTCTTGCCCGGCATTGGCAATGGCACGTCGGGTTGTGCCGGCACAACGTTGAATGTACCCGGAACATCCTGCCAGTCTTCGGCAATGACTCTCACGTTCGTCAGCACGGCACCAGCAGGAATGACCAGTTTCTGCACAACGCGTGGCATGCGTGGAGCACCTGGATAGACCATAACTGGATGCCCTTTGATCTCAATCACATCACTGCCAGCGGCGCCGTAGATCAACAAATCCTGCATCGAAAACGTCGCTGTCTTCGTCATCGTACCCGCGAAAAGCGGAATGACGACACAGATCAAAACGATCAGAAGTTTCTTCATCTTACCTCCCCCTAAGGGTCATGAATCGCATATGGCCAAAAAATATCATAAACTATCTCATGATTACTGCTTTAAGAACCTGTCTTGCTTCATCGGCTGTAAAGCGCAAGAAATATATCCCGTTCGGAACCACCCCGCCCTCATCATCACGACAATCCCAAACAACAGATGATGGATATCCGATATCAAGCAACCTTTCTGACAGATCTGCCACGAGCCGTCCCGAGGAGTCGTAGATACGTAAACTCGTGTTCTTGGATTCGTGACCGAGTGTATATCTAACCTGCACACGGTCCGTGTTGGGATTCTGGAACAATGCAATCGAAGATGTTATGCGCTGCAGCCCGGCGACATCCCCTTCATCGATATTGAACGAAATCTCCGCACGCGCAAGACACGAGTAACCACCCCAACCCCAACTCGCGTTATTCCCGCGAACCTGATAGAAAAATTCTCCGCTTGCATGGTTTTCGAAATCATACAGCGTGTCATTGATGGCGGATGACACCGTGTCCACATTTTCAAAAAGACACACCGGATAAATATCATCGACAAAGAAGCCGCCATTGAGTATCGAACCATCGGTCATAGAGCGAAATCTGATATGCACAGATTCATCTACCCAATCCTCGAGCGAGTACGCCCTGCGTATCCAGCCGCCGGAACTTCCCGTATACCGCGTTGTGTCGAGATTATACCATTCGAGAGAATTCTTCGAAACCTCAACCACTGCTACATCATAGTTTGTTTCCAGATCATACCAGCACCAGAAGGTAACAGAATCCCCTTCCTCAACCATGTAGGGATGCAAGGTTTGTACGGCGTGATTCATGTTGAAATAGCTCCGCGAGAAAAAACTGAACTCGCCGGAATGGACCTGTGTAGTATCCAGAATGAAACCATCCAGGATCCATCGGTCGGCACCGTTTTCCAGATCGTCCTCGATGACCGAAGGACCAGTAAGCTCAAGTAACTCCCAGTGTGTTGGATGGTTATCATCCGGGTTCCGGGTGTGCCACGCAACAGTGTAATCAGAGCCCACATTGCCAAGGTCATAGATCTCCGGCGGCGGCACCACGGCATCGAGCAGCAAGACTATCGAGTCGCAAAATCCTGCAAGGTACTTCAATGCCTTGAAATTCTCGTGCACCATTTGATCGAGCTGGGAGACCGGTTGATACTGTGAGGTTCCCAATTCAGTCGTGAAGGATAGCATGGAAACGCCACCAACCCAATGGGACCAGCTGTAAAACCAGTCAACGCTTGAGCCGCTCACCGGGTATATCGCAGAATAGATCGGACCAGAATCGTAGGTGCCGCCATACAAGCGGTGAACCTGATCTGCCATGTAGTCACCCACCTGTTCATGTAGTAGACCATCCGGCACTCCGTCATCTGTCCAACCCCACGGCCACATTATCACCTCGCCCGAGCTGTGATATGACATGTACGCATTAATGATATGCTCTTCAACAAAATACGTCAAGGAACGAATTTCATCACCCGACCCGCCATATGCACCGCAGAAAAGGCTATGGCTTGGCCGGTGCGATGCCTGGCCCTCGTCAACCGCACCCCAATCACCTTCAATATCCGGCGAACACCCGCGGTAGTTTCGATTCGGGTCGTTACCGATGTAACCGCCGAACGGTTCCCGGTTCTTCCGCCAGTAAAAACCCGTCGGATAATCATATAGATAACCGTCAACGTTTATCACCGGGAAACAGTATATCTCTGTATTGTTGATGATTTCGGTGATCTCTGACACAGAACCATATGCACTGAGCATCGAGTCAACAAAGAACATGATGACCGGCACGCACGCCCACTCATTGGAATGATGTGCACCGTCGATCAAAAAACCAGGCTCATCATCCTCTTCGAGATGCGGATTATCTGAGATCTTGATGCCATATATCCAGTTACCGTTAAACGTGGTTATCGGCAAAGAGTCGAGTTTACATAATGACGGATAGTCCTGGACCAGGTGCCTGAGGCTGTCTTCAATCTCAGCATAAGAAAGGTACTCGGCGCGAACACTCTCTTTCGCAAGTGCCACGTCATGCACGATCACTTCGTAAATGAGTCCCGAGCCAACAATCCTGCTGAACTCGTCGCTACTAACAACCAGGTCGTAATATTCACCCGCCCTTGCACCGACAACATCGAAGTCATATTTGACCGACACTCTTTCCATATCGTGCCAGGTCGGCGCATACACTCGAACTACCATCTCCTGGGCATAGACCGCAACAACCAGAAATATAAATAGAAAAAAAATTCTTTTCATCAATGCTCCTTTTCAAAAGACTTAATTCTGCCGATTGTTAAAACTAATAAGAAATACAGCAGGCTAGTGAATACTGCAGAACAGAATCATATTCTCCCTAAATGACCTCACCAATTCTATTCATGCGGATCGCCTTCCATTGCCAGAACTTGAAGACTTCAAAGAAATTAGAGACCTCACCGCCCGGGTCAAACGAGAAATAGATGAACAGTGGTTTACCCTTCAGATATCTCTTATGCAAAGGTCCCCAGAATCTTGAATCCGCCGAATTATCACGATTATCACCCATGGCGAAAATACAGTCCTTGGGCACAACGACCGGTCCGAAGTTATCACGCACCTGATAGCCAATGATGTCCGCAAGATCGGCTTTCTCCCACGCTTTCTGATAATTTCGGTCATCGGCGATCACGCCCCGGATCACATTACGATCGGTATGACGGATATAGGGTTCATCAACCTCATTGCCGTTCACGTACAGGACCTTGTTGATCAGCTGGACCGTATCATTTTCGACCGCAACACAGCGCTTCACAAAATCCTTGTTCTCGAACGGATACCTGAACACAATTATTTCCCCGCGATTCGGCATCCGTCCAGGTATTATCGGAATTTGTTTCGTTGTTAGGGGTATCGGGATTTTGACGCCGTATATGAACCTGTTTACGAGAAGAGCGTCTCCGATGAGAAGCGTCTTCTCCATGGATGCGGTGGGAATAACATAGGCCTCAACGAAGATTGCACGTAGGATCAAAACAACAGCGATCACGGTAGCCCAGGTGTAGATCTCGCGTTTGAGTCTTACCTTCACAGCATTTATTATAACGTCATACGGTCAAAAGTCAACAGTCTGAAACCCCTGCGGTCGATACGACCCTGAAAACACATTGGCACTGCAGACACGCTAACGCTGAAGACATGTCGCTTAGCTCCTGAAGACACGCTAATGCTGAGAAACGGTGAATGGGAGCGTCGGAGAAACGGAGACACTACACGACCCCCCGTCATTGCGAGTCCCGCGTAGCGGGACGTGGCAATCTCGGCAGTCGAACGAAAGTAACGAAAACAACGACAATAGCGATAATAACGAAATTAGCGGTATTAACGATAATAGCGAGAATAACGGGAGTAGCGAGCTTAACGAACCAAACGAAATTAACGTTTTTCGTTCCCCACCCTTGACTTGAATACGATATTCGCTAAAATAGACCATGTTTGAACGTGGGCGGTTAGCTCAGCCTTGGTTAGAGCGTCTGCTTGACATGCAGGAGGTCACCCGTTCAAGTCGGGTACCGCCCATTCCCTTTTGTTCGCGATATTCCCTGCGTTCAGAATCGCTTGTTGAAAGGTTGTCATGGATAGCACGCTGGATCTCCTCTTAAAGATCCAAAGTCTTAACGATGAAGTAGAAGATACCAAGACGCAATTAACACAAATGCCCCAAGAGATGGCAAAACTCGAGAAGCAAATGAGTACACGCGAGGAAGAGTTAAAGACGGCCGAAGCCAGAATTCTTGACCTTAAGAAAACATACAAACTCAAGGAGATCGAGATTGCGGATAATGAAGAAAAGATGGCAAAACTGAATACTCAGACTTTTGCGGTGAAAACAAACGAAGAATACCGCGCCATACTCAATGAAGTTGATTTTCTGAAGCAGAAAAATAAGGAAATCGAAGATGAAATGCTCGGCTTTATGGAAGAAGAGGAAAAACTCAACAATTCGATAGACGCAATACGTGCTGAAACCAAGGAGTTTACCGACGCGACGAAATCCAGAATCGCCGAGTTGAAGCAAAGAAGTGAATCGCTGACCGAGCAGCAGAAAATAGCAGAGGCAAATCTCAACGACAACATTGCCAAACTCCCCGAGGATGTGAAAGTCTTGTACAAGCGAGTCGCAAAAGTTCGCGACAAAACTGTCTGTGCCATAGTTGACAACACCTGCACCGGGTGCTACGCCAACCTTACGCATCAGTTTCTCAACGAACTCAAAAAACGCAACAAGATACTGTTGTGCGAAACCTGTGGTCGGATTCTTGTTTATACTACTTCCGGTTAATAGCCAATGGCTCTCCAAAAAAAGCCGCAGTATTCTATTTTCGTGGATGGTTCGTCGCGGGGCAATCCAGGCCCCGCAGGCGTCGGCGTTGCTGCCTTCGGCGCAGGCGAAGACAACCCCTCAGTTGAAATATCCAAATACATAGGGCTCACAACTAACAACGTAGCCGAATATGAAGCCGTCATCCATGCGCTTAAATGGATGATCGATTCAGGCATCCGGCAGGCCACGATCAAACTCGACTCGGAATTGGTATTCAAACAACTAATGGGCAATTATCGCGTCAGATCTCCACACATCAAACTGCTCGTAAAAAGAATAAACACACTCAAGTCGCAGATCGAAGAGGTAACTTTCGTGCTAGTGCCGCGCGAAGAAAACAAACTGGCGAACCGGCTCGCCCAGACGGCATCAAAAAAAGTTAAGGTCAAACACCAGAGATTCAAGCAGCTACCATTACGGTAACATGTTTGGCAAACGTGAAATAAACGCACCAAGAATCCTCATCGGAGGGTATCTCGGCATAATCGCGATCGGCACGGTGCTGCTTATGTTACCCGCGTCAACCCGGAGCGGCATCAGTTTCATCGACTCTCTCTTCACCGCATCCTCGGCGCTGTGCGTCACCGGGCTGATCGTCAAGAACACGGCATTGGATTTTACCCTGTTTGGTAAGTGTGTCTTGCTGGCTCTGATACAGATCGGCGGTCTGGGTTACATGACACTCTCAACTACTTTTTTCTTCTTCATCGGACGCAAGATATCACTTCGCGACCGCCTGCTTTTCAAGGAATCGATCAATCTTCTCACCTACGAGAATTTGCGTCGCTTTGCATGGCGTGTGTTCAGGATCACGATTGTCGTCGAACTGCTGGGAACGGTGTTGCTGTACTCGGCTTTCGTGCAAAGATTCAACGCGCCGACCGCCCTCGGGCACGCATTCTTTCATGCAGTCTCAGCGTTCTGCAATGCAGGTTTCTCTACTTTCTCGGAAAACATGGCATTGTTTTCATCGTCAGTTTCAGGACCACTGGTAGTCTCCGTGCTATTCATATTTGGCGGCATCGGATTCGTTGTGATATCGGATCTGTATACGACCTTTATCAGAAGACAAAAGAAAAAACTTTCCCTCCACACGACCATCGTGTTGAGAACGACGCTTGCCCTCATCATGATCGGTACAGCCTTTATATTCTTTATCGAATACGACCGCAGCCTTGCTGGTTTGCCTTTCCATCATAAACTGATCACGGCTTTCTTCCAGGCCGTCACTCCGAGGACCGCTGGCTTTAACACAATGAACATAACACTTTTCTCGCCGGTCACCATCGCGCTTCTCATGCTGTTCATGTTTGTCGGTGCCTCTCCTGGCGGTACGGGTGGAGGTATAAAAACAACGACGTTCGCACTCCTATTCAGATGGGCAAAAGACCTGATGCTCGGCAGGTACGGCAAAGATGTAATCGCTTTGAAGAACAGGATCCCCATTGAGCAGGCTTTCCGCGCCTTCCTGATTTTCATGCTATCTGGTTCAACGATCGTCGTCGCCTTCTTCCTTATTTTGCTCATAGACAAGCAGAACCCGCTCAAGGTCCTTTTTGAAATCTTCTCAGCGTTCGGCACAGTCGGACTTTCTCTGGGTTCATCAATTAACCCGTTTTGCAGTTTTTCGTACGACCTTTCCGTACTGGGCAAGTTGGTCATAATCGGTACTCTTATTGCGGGCCGGGTTGGTACCATTACCCTGGGAAGTGCGATACTCAAGCCCCATCCCCTGGAATACGCGTACCCTGAAGAACCAATCGTGGTTGGCTAATTTGATGAACAAAAATTACAACCCGGGTGTACGCATCCTTGAAAATACACGTGTTGTTGACTTTGCCAGAAAAAGGGTTCAATCGTGCGCGCTGCTTATCGAGGACGACACTATCAAGGAGAAAATCACTGAACGCCATGCCCGGCCAAAAGGAATCCTCAAACTTGACTTGCGGGGAAAGTATGTAATACCGGGATTCATCGACGCCCATACTCACCTCGTCCCGGAAGGCATCAAGATGCAACGGCTTGATCTAAGTCGGTGCCGTTCACTAGAAGATTGTCTGGAGAAGATACGCGCTGATCTCAAAACAAAGGACATTAGCTTCGCTTCTAATTGGGATGAAACGGCATGGCCCACATATGACTCCAAAGATCATAACCGCCACACGCTCGATAAGCTTTCGAGAAAAAAGCCAATAATAATGCGCCGCATCTGCGGCCACTATGCAGTCGTCAATACCGCCGCATTACGGCATATTCCAGAGAATCGAAAAATCGTCGACCGGAAAAAAGGAATTCTCCTTGAAGACGCCGCCCTTAACCTCAATGACTTCTTTCCACCAACCGATGAAATGATGGAGAAGGCAGTGATGCTCGCGACAAACAAGGCCTTGCGTCAGGGTATAACATCAGTCCACGAAATATCCAAACCAAGTTATTTCCGCGCACTTCAGAAAAAGAAAAATGAACTCAAGATCAGGTATTCGATATACCTGACAGAAAAGCATCACAAGCATGTGTTGAGGACAGGTTTACGAACAGGATATGGAGACGACTGGCTCCGGTTCGCCGGTACGAAGATCTTCCTCGACGGCTCCATCGGCGCACACACGGCTGCGCTGAAGCAACCTTACAGGAATGAGCCAATAAGGGGTAAAATCCTGATACCATCACGCAAACTTGCATGGTTCGTCGATACTGCTGAATCAAATGGTATACAATTAATGCTGCATTCGATCGGCGACCGCACAACTGATACTGCCCTTCGAGTCCTGAAGGAACACACTTCTCATGGAAATCCACTGAGACACCGCATCGAACATCTCGAGATGCTCAACGGCGAAACCATTGCCGCTATCGGTCGGATGAAAACAATCGCATCGATGCAACCGAATTTCGTGCATCGATGGCAGAAATCCGGTGGTTTTTATGAAAAAGTTCTGGGGGCTCGGTATAAAAAGATGAATCCATTCCAGTCGCTACTGCGTAACCGGGTGAAACTTATGTTCGGTTCCGACTGCATGCCACTTGGTCCGCTATACGGAATTCAGGGAGCGATCAAGCACCCTTCTGAGGATGAACGTCTGAGCATAGCCCAGGCCTTCCTTCTATACACCGAAGCAGGTGCATTTGCCACCTTTGAAGAAAAAAAGAAGGGTAAACTGGAACAGGGATATCTTGCAGATCTCGTCGTGCTGAACGAAAATCCCCTCGAAGAACGAAATTTGCTCAATCTGAAGGTCGAGGGAGTAATGGTTGGCGGGGAAATGGTTTTCAGCAGCATTCCCGAATGGTGGTGCGCGCGAAGATGAAAAAATTGCTCTGGATATTCTCTAAAGCATACAAGAAATTCAATACCGACCGCTGCCCTCTCCTTGCATCCGCCTTGGTTCACGCGACAACATTCAGCCTCTTTCCCTTGCTCCTTGGGCTCTTGTCTCTATCACTCTTCATCCTTGGATCTTCCGAAGGTATCATCGAAAAGATCATGCCGGTCATCAAACAGGTTTTCCCTGCCGGCATTGATGAAATAGTACGGAACATAACTGCCATCA
This window contains:
- a CDS encoding TrkH family potassium uptake protein, coding for MFGKREINAPRILIGGYLGIIAIGTVLLMLPASTRSGISFIDSLFTASSALCVTGLIVKNTALDFTLFGKCVLLALIQIGGLGYMTLSTTFFFFIGRKISLRDRLLFKESINLLTYENLRRFAWRVFRITIVVELLGTVLLYSAFVQRFNAPTALGHAFFHAVSAFCNAGFSTFSENMALFSSSVSGPLVVSVLFIFGGIGFVVISDLYTTFIRRQKKKLSLHTTIVLRTTLALIMIGTAFIFFIEYDRSLAGLPFHHKLITAFFQAVTPRTAGFNTMNITLFSPVTIALLMLFMFVGASPGGTGGGIKTTTFALLFRWAKDLMLGRYGKDVIALKNRIPIEQAFRAFLIFMLSGSTIVVAFFLILLIDKQNPLKVLFEIFSAFGTVGLSLGSSINPFCSFSYDLSVLGKLVIIGTLIAGRVGTITLGSAILKPHPLEYAYPEEPIVVG
- a CDS encoding C4-type zinc ribbon domain-containing protein translates to MDSTLDLLLKIQSLNDEVEDTKTQLTQMPQEMAKLEKQMSTREEELKTAEARILDLKKTYKLKEIEIADNEEKMAKLNTQTFAVKTNEEYRAILNEVDFLKQKNKEIEDEMLGFMEEEEKLNNSIDAIRAETKEFTDATKSRIAELKQRSESLTEQQKIAEANLNDNIAKLPEDVKVLYKRVAKVRDKTVCAIVDNTCTGCYANLTHQFLNELKKRNKILLCETCGRILVYTTSG
- a CDS encoding M14 family zinc carboxypeptidase; translation: MKRIFFLFIFLVVAVYAQEMVVRVYAPTWHDMERVSVKYDFDVVGARAGEYYDLVVSSDEFSRIVGSGLIYEVIVHDVALAKESVRAEYLSYAEIEDSLRHLVQDYPSLCKLDSLPITTFNGNWIYGIKISDNPHLEEDDEPGFLIDGAHHSNEWACVPVIMFFVDSMLSAYGSVSEITEIINNTEIYCFPVINVDGYLYDYPTGFYWRKNREPFGGYIGNDPNRNYRGCSPDIEGDWGAVDEGQASHRPSHSLFCGAYGGSGDEIRSLTYFVEEHIINAYMSYHSSGEVIMWPWGWTDDGVPDGLLHEQVGDYMADQVHRLYGGTYDSGPIYSAIYPVSGSSVDWFYSWSHWVGGVSMLSFTTELGTSQYQPVSQLDQMVHENFKALKYLAGFCDSIVLLLDAVVPPPEIYDLGNVGSDYTVAWHTRNPDDNHPTHWELLELTGPSVIEDDLENGADRWILDGFILDTTQVHSGEFSFFSRSYFNMNHAVQTLHPYMVEEGDSVTFWCWYDLETNYDVAVVEVSKNSLEWYNLDTTRYTGSSGGWIRRAYSLEDWVDESVHIRFRSMTDGSILNGGFFVDDIYPVCLFENVDTVSSAINDTLYDFENHASGEFFYQVRGNNASWGWGGYSCLARAEISFNIDEGDVAGLQRITSSIALFQNPNTDRVQVRYTLGHESKNTSLRIYDSSGRLVADLSERLLDIGYPSSVVWDCRDDEGGVVPNGIYFLRFTADEARQVLKAVIMR
- a CDS encoding amidohydrolase, whose protein sequence is MNKNYNPGVRILENTRVVDFARKRVQSCALLIEDDTIKEKITERHARPKGILKLDLRGKYVIPGFIDAHTHLVPEGIKMQRLDLSRCRSLEDCLEKIRADLKTKDISFASNWDETAWPTYDSKDHNRHTLDKLSRKKPIIMRRICGHYAVVNTAALRHIPENRKIVDRKKGILLEDAALNLNDFFPPTDEMMEKAVMLATNKALRQGITSVHEISKPSYFRALQKKKNELKIRYSIYLTEKHHKHVLRTGLRTGYGDDWLRFAGTKIFLDGSIGAHTAALKQPYRNEPIRGKILIPSRKLAWFVDTAESNGIQLMLHSIGDRTTDTALRVLKEHTSHGNPLRHRIEHLEMLNGETIAAIGRMKTIASMQPNFVHRWQKSGGFYEKVLGARYKKMNPFQSLLRNRVKLMFGSDCMPLGPLYGIQGAIKHPSEDERLSIAQAFLLYTEAGAFATFEEKKKGKLEQGYLADLVVLNENPLEERNLLNLKVEGVMVGGEMVFSSIPEWWCARR
- the lepB gene encoding signal peptidase I; translated protein: MKVRLKREIYTWATVIAVVLILRAIFVEAYVIPTASMEKTLLIGDALLVNRFIYGVKIPIPLTTKQIPIIPGRMPNRGEIIVFRYPFENKDFVKRCVAVENDTVQLINKVLYVNGNEVDEPYIRHTDRNVIRGVIADDRNYQKAWEKADLADIIGYQVRDNFGPVVVPKDCIFAMGDNRDNSADSRFWGPLHKRYLKGKPLFIYFSFDPGGEVSNFFEVFKFWQWKAIRMNRIGEVI
- a CDS encoding C25 family cysteine peptidase, whose product is MKKLLIVLICVVIPLFAGTMTKTATFSMQDLLIYGAAGSDVIEIKGHPVMVYPGAPRMPRVVQKLVIPAGAVLTNVRVIAEDWQDVPGTFNVVPAQPDVPLPMPGKTFEPEIFPPDPDIYSWDKPFPENTIANGGTGNMNGYRIAHVEIFPVRYIPAQKKLQLATTITYEIEYRENGARNWIATDRQRDVFGNAVRALVVNPEDVLQFAPLVQKNMRPATVPPGYFEYVVISAPPVDTVFERFAEWKTKKGVPATVVEVSWISSNYTGYDLQEKIRAFIEDAKDNWGTIYFLLGGSGDQMTSGQNIVPARMTYYYTYSTVGRDDTIPSDLYYADLDGNWDFNGNHVYGQLSDSVDMYADVFVGRASVYSVAKAQNFVNKVFTYEKNPPTDYLKKMLLPAAILWSSYNERPIQDSLARMTPSGWVDGKLYERNGTLSRQWMIDSMNVGYGMGHWVGHGDENGIYMGTPYLNSTDAQNLVNGDRQGIANSIACMCGGWDLVPGGDCFAEHLVNRVGGGLVAALMNSRYGWGAYVSGIGYVPGPSERIDTSFYYNVISDDMFHIGEAHSVSKDAWVYYADSGYQYDMTRWCLYELNLLGDPEMPVWTDVPQNLTVNFPSAIPLGSQNVNVVVTSSGSPVNNALVCLLKGDEAYASGYTNTAGLVTLSVYPNSPGGMDITVTALNHYPFEDSIIVQSTNYAYVTFLNYLISDPSPGGNNNNQLNPGESAQLPVWVMNWGQSQGNSISGIISTENTYATLSDTVKNFGNIAANDSAYTGTDGFDVAISSSCPNNNTILFTLTCKDNVDSTWVSQFSLTVYAPALSCQQYSVSGNGILDPGETADIVVTLENEGGATATNVSATLLCNSSHLTIVDNAGSFGTIAPGGSGSNGSDPFTVTAGASAPYGMLVDCDLVVVAGLYVDT
- a CDS encoding ribonuclease HI family protein; its protein translation is MALQKKPQYSIFVDGSSRGNPGPAGVGVAAFGAGEDNPSVEISKYIGLTTNNVAEYEAVIHALKWMIDSGIRQATIKLDSELVFKQLMGNYRVRSPHIKLLVKRINTLKSQIEEVTFVLVPREENKLANRLAQTASKKVKVKHQRFKQLPLR